The Cohnella abietis genome has a segment encoding these proteins:
- a CDS encoding aminotransferase class I/II-fold pyridoxal phosphate-dependent enzyme → MIKDEQKPQIQDRARSGGMNEYLASHARAIQPSGIRRFFDLVSASKDKDIITLGVGEPDFVTPWRIRDAAVYSLEKGKTQYTSNAGMPELREAIGQYLDNQFHVSYDPAKEIIVTVGGSEGIDLALRALIEPGDEILVPEPSYISYSPITALSGGVAVGIETFAKDQFKLTAESLKAAITPKSKILILCYPSNPTGAVMTYDEMLPIAKLVEENDLIVISDEIYAELSFNAKHVSFASLPGMKDRTILVSGFSKAFAMTGWRMGYACGHPDLISVMLKIHQYTVMCAPIMGQVAALEALTKGGLEEKDRMVESYNQRRRLVVQGFRDMGLECHEPQGAFYAFPSVQSTGLTSEQFAERLLLEAKVAAVPGHVFGKGGEGFLRCCYATSVTQLTEAMERINLFIRKLE, encoded by the coding sequence ATGATAAAAGATGAGCAAAAGCCGCAAATTCAAGATCGAGCACGTAGCGGCGGGATGAATGAATACTTGGCTTCCCATGCTCGCGCGATTCAACCGTCGGGAATCCGGCGCTTCTTTGACTTGGTTAGTGCCAGCAAAGATAAAGACATCATCACGCTAGGGGTCGGAGAGCCAGATTTCGTTACTCCTTGGCGTATTCGGGATGCGGCGGTTTATTCTCTTGAGAAGGGAAAAACGCAATATACATCCAATGCTGGGATGCCGGAGCTACGTGAAGCTATCGGACAATACTTAGATAATCAATTTCACGTGTCCTATGACCCGGCTAAGGAAATTATTGTTACCGTTGGGGGCAGTGAGGGTATCGATCTTGCGTTGCGTGCGCTCATAGAGCCAGGAGATGAGATACTCGTTCCCGAGCCGAGCTATATTTCCTACTCACCGATTACGGCTTTAAGCGGTGGCGTCGCTGTGGGTATCGAAACCTTTGCTAAGGATCAGTTTAAGCTAACAGCCGAAAGTCTGAAAGCAGCTATTACCCCTAAATCCAAGATTCTAATTCTTTGCTATCCGAGCAACCCAACTGGTGCTGTCATGACTTATGATGAGATGCTGCCGATTGCAAAGCTTGTAGAAGAAAATGATCTTATTGTGATTTCAGATGAAATCTATGCTGAGCTTTCCTTTAATGCTAAGCATGTTAGCTTTGCTTCTTTGCCTGGCATGAAAGACAGGACTATTCTTGTCAGCGGATTTTCCAAAGCATTTGCAATGACAGGATGGCGGATGGGCTACGCCTGCGGACACCCTGATTTAATTAGCGTAATGCTTAAAATACATCAATACACAGTGATGTGCGCACCAATAATGGGTCAGGTAGCTGCGTTGGAGGCTTTAACTAAAGGCGGGCTTGAGGAGAAGGACCGCATGGTCGAATCCTACAATCAAAGACGTCGGCTAGTTGTTCAGGGCTTCCGTGACATGGGGCTGGAATGCCATGAGCCGCAGGGTGCATTCTATGCATTCCCTTCTGTTCAATCTACGGGTCTTACCTCAGAGCAATTTGCCGAAAGGCTTCTGCTGGAGGCGAAGGTTGCTGCGGTTCCTGGGCATGTTTTCGGCAAAGGCGGGGAAGGTTTCTTGCGCTGTTGCTATGCAACTTCTGTTACTCAGCTAACGGAAGCAATGGAGCGTATTAACCTATTTATTAGAAAATTAGAATAA
- a CDS encoding Lrp/AsnC family transcriptional regulator, translating to MNEFKLSILDLLKEDARLTATTIATMLGAEQEDVSAAIAEMEQDHVIVKYATIVNWSKVDDEKVTALIEVECTPERGRGFESIAERVYLYPEVKSVYLMSGAYDLLVEIEGKNLKEVASFVSNKLSTIESVISTKSFFILKKYKQDGIIFEEFEDDHRLLVSP from the coding sequence ATGAACGAATTTAAATTAAGCATCTTGGATCTGCTCAAGGAAGACGCCCGATTGACTGCCACTACTATTGCTACGATGTTAGGTGCAGAGCAAGAGGACGTTTCCGCCGCGATCGCGGAGATGGAGCAGGATCATGTCATCGTAAAATACGCAACAATCGTTAATTGGAGCAAGGTTGACGATGAGAAAGTAACAGCGCTTATCGAGGTGGAATGCACACCGGAGAGAGGTCGCGGCTTTGAGAGCATTGCTGAACGCGTTTATTTGTATCCGGAAGTGAAGTCCGTTTATTTAATGTCGGGCGCTTATGATTTATTGGTCGAGATCGAAGGGAAAAACCTGAAGGAAGTCGCATCATTCGTCTCCAACAAGTTATCCACGATTGAGTCGGTAATATCAACGAAAAGCTTCTTCATTCTTAAGAAATATAAACAGGACGGTATTATATTCGAAGAATTCGAGGATGATCATCGCCTGCTCGTATCACCATAA
- a CDS encoding spore coat protein, whose translation MLNQSTGHPALTDEDLASTILSDLKRVTREYATAATESVCPETRQMFTQLMNTTLTMQGELYTVMQQNNMYNASSPALKQEITKQLQQYQQTQQKTSQFIQQTQMANSQIPANPAGQMTTPAYQ comes from the coding sequence ATGCTCAACCAATCGACAGGCCACCCGGCTTTAACGGATGAGGATTTGGCATCGACGATCCTTTCGGATCTCAAGAGGGTGACGCGAGAATATGCGACTGCCGCTACAGAATCGGTTTGTCCGGAAACCCGACAAATGTTTACTCAATTAATGAATACAACGCTCACAATGCAAGGTGAACTCTATACGGTTATGCAGCAAAATAATATGTATAATGCATCTTCTCCAGCCTTAAAGCAGGAAATAACGAAGCAATTACAGCAATACCAGCAAACGCAGCAAAAAACATCTCAATTCATCCAGCAAACACAAATGGCAAATAGCCAAATCCCAGCTAACCCAGCAGGTCAGATGACGACTCCAGCGTATCAATAA